A stretch of the Vigna radiata var. radiata cultivar VC1973A chromosome 7, Vradiata_ver6, whole genome shotgun sequence genome encodes the following:
- the LOC106765958 gene encoding acidic leucine-rich nuclear phosphoprotein 32-related protein 1-like, with amino-acid sequence MVSEPDYIHMLEYDSQPEVGEVQVGEVEAGDILIGEVGLEGEEELPEAVGDVPELFEHGEVEVGQLVVDEVDKVDKVGEGQAEVEVDKVGEGQAEVDEVGEDELVGVEVIGEDELVGENELVDEVEVREVRDGEGEADEVGEHAEVEVGEHAEVHVGEHAEVEVGEHAEVQVGEHAEEGDADVDEVGEEDVELDEVSEVGGVGDGQDEVDVDGSSWNVSDEDDLVDVSVHGDAQPQKEEEEEDWLGGITRECTTRKKHVEARDYLIVSGNLITVIVYI; translated from the coding sequence ATGGTGTCTGAACCTGATTATATTCATATGTTGGAATATGATAGTCAACCCGAGGTAGGTGAAGTTCAAGTAGGTGAAGTTGAGGCTGGTGATATTCTAATTGGTGAAGTTGGTTTAGAGGGTGAAGAAGAACTTCCTGAGGCTGTAGGAGATGTTCCTGAACTTTTTGAACATGGTGAAGTTGAGGTTGGTCAACTTGTGGTTGATGAAGTTGATAAAGTTGATAAAGTTGGAGAAGGTCAAGCGGAGGTTGAGGTTGATAAAGTTGGAGAAGGTCAAGCTGAGGTTGATGAAGTTGGTGAGGATGAACTTGTTGGTGTGGAAGTTATTGGTGAGGATGAACTTGTTGGTGAGAATGAACTTGTTGATGAAGTTGAGGTTCGAGAAGTTAGAGATGGTGAAGGTGAGGCTGATGAAGTAGGAGAACATGCTGAAGTTGAGGTTGGTGAACATGCTGAAGTTCATGTTGGTGAACATGCTGAAGTTGAAGTTGGAGAACATGCTGAAGTTCAGGTAGGTGAACATGCTGAAGAAGGTGATGCTGATGTTGATGAAGTTGGTGAGGAGGATGTTGAACTTGATGAGGTTTCTGAAGTTGGTGGAGTGGGGGATGGTCAGGATGAGGTTGATGTTGATGGTAGTAGTTGGAATGTATCTGATGAAGATGATTTGGTGGATGTAAGTGTGCATGGAGATGCACAACCCcaaaaagaggaagaggaagaggactGGCTAGGGGGAATAACAAGGGAATGTACTACTCGAAAGAAGCATGTAGAGGCAAGGGATTATCTGATAGTCAGTGGGAATCTGATAACTGTGATAGTATATATTTAA
- the LOC106765527 gene encoding uncharacterized protein LOC106765527: MALLLQTRYALSVCSPRYPYHFPNPYYRNPFLIIPTKSLSSFHASPIAFSAHPTPSRGSPPSPTASAFHCEPPPQTPPIKAVAGLAASALLFLCIGVRLCLASSPPSPLPAGPPVVQEDQTVQDDHDGRKQDDKDTVVDKELEEAFNTWKSKSFALTVPLKVVALRGSIPPSWIKDFINCQGRRMKFNVKYYASLESIFSDLTIPFTKGKIGPASALAADIVGIGDSWLKYAIKQAIIEPIRDVEDQEWFKSLNDKWKVYLRRNSEGEIDPKGDTWAAPYRWGCMVIAYKTNKFQEHKLAPVEDWADLWRPDLAGRISMVDSPREVVGAVLKYMGTSYNTIDINAEVNGGRDAVKHNLALLAKQVRLFDSSNYLKAFGVGDVWVAVGWSSDIIPAAKRLSNVAVVVPKSGASLWADLWAIPAASRIETSRIGGRVRGPSPLIHQWIEFCLQSARALPFKQEVIPGASPSNLQSHLANVPIELTNGRPKLKGNLVDGAPPPDILERCEFLEPLSNSTLSDYHWLITSIHEPSHGLIHKMYHNIISLAKFSGWFNSKLT, from the exons ATGGCATTGTTGCTACAAACTCGTTACGCTCTCTCTGTATGTTCGCCGCGTTACCCTTATCACTTCCCAAATCCTTATTATCGTAATCCCTTTCTCATAATCCCCACCAAATCCCTATCCTCATTCCATGCATCACCAATTGCATTCTCCGCTCACCCAACTCCCTCACGCGGTTCGCCGCCCTCACCCACTGCCTCCGCTTTCCACTGCGAGCCACCTCCACAAACGCCACCTATCAAGGCTGTGGCGGGCCTTGCCGCCTCCGCCCTGCTTTTTCTCTGCATCGGCGTTCGCTTGTGTTTGGCCTCTTCGCCGCCGTCGCCCCTACCTGCCGGTCCTCCCGTCGTTCAAGAGGACCAAACTGTTCAAG ATGATCATGATGGAAGAAAACAAGATGACAAAGACACTGTAGTAGATAAAGAATTAGAAGAAGCTTTTAATACCTGGAAATCTAAATCATTTGCATTGACTGTTCCCCTGAAAGTTGTTGCTCTACGTGGTTCTATACCTCCTTCATGGATCAAG gaCTTTATAAATTGTCAAGGGAGGAGAATGAAGTTTAACGTGAAGTATTATGCAAGTCTTGAGAGCATCTTTTCTGACCTAACAATTCCCTTTACTAAAGGAAAAATTGGTCCAGCATCTGCTTTGGCAGCAGATATTGTTGGTATTGGCGATTCATGGCTCAAATATGCTATTAAGCAAGCTATAATTGAGCCAATAAGAGATGTAGAAGATCAGGAGTGGTTTAAAAGCTTAAATGACAAGTGGAAG GTATACCTACGCAGGAACTCTGAGGGAGAAATAGATCCTAAAGGTGATACATGGGCTGCTCCATATCGATGGGGCTGCATGGTAATAGCATACAAGACAAATAAATTTCAAGAGCATAAGTTGGCTCCTGTAGAG GACTGGGCGGATCTTTGGCGGCCTGATCTAGCTGGAAGGATTTCAATGGTTGATTCTCCTAGAGAAGTTGTTGGTGCAGTTTTGAAGTATATGGGGACTTCCTATAATACAATTGACATCAATGCTGAAGTCAATGGTGGGAGAGACGCTGTTAAACATAATTTGGCTTTGCTCGCAAAACAG GTTCGACTGTTTGATAGTTCAAACTATCTAAAAGCTTTTGGAGTTGGAGACGTGTGGGTAGCTGTTGGATGGAGTAGTGATATTATTCCTGCTGCTAAACGCCTGTCTaatgttgctgttgttgttccAAAGTCTGGAGCGAGCTTATGGGCAGATCTTTGG GCAATTCCGGCTGCATCTAGGATTGAAACAAGTCGGATTGGTGGACGTGTGAGAGGGCCGTCACCATTAATCCATCAATGGATTGAGTTTTGTCTGCAATCTGCCAGAGCTCTCCCCTTTAAGCAAGAGGTGATCCCAGGTGCCTCTCCCTCAAATCTTCAAAGTCATTTGGCCAATGTGCCCATCGAGTTAACCAATGGTAGACCAAAGCTAAAGGGTAACCTAGTTGATGGAGCACCTCCACCAGACATCTTAGAAAGGTGTGAGTTTCTAGAGCCATTATCTAATTCGACATTGTCAGATTACCATTGGTTGATTACCTCCATCCACGAACCTAGCCATGGATTGATACACAAAATGTATCATAATATCATATCACTGGCCAAATTTTCTGGGTGGTTTAATTCAAAACTTACTTGA